From one uncultured Methanobrevibacter sp. genomic stretch:
- a CDS encoding LL-diaminopimelate aminotransferase, producing the protein MVVKINENYLKLKSSYLFVEVARREAEFRKNHPDADIIKMGIGDVTKPLVPAVIKAFKDAVDEMSNADTFMGYGPEQGYGFLAEAIIENDYKPLGVSLDTSEVFISDGAKCDTGNIQEIFGIDNKIAVTDPVYTVYVDTNVMAGRTGEMGDDGMYEGLTYLQCNAENDFVPELPSEPVDLIYLCYPNNPTGTTLTKDQLKVFVDYAIENNAIILFDAAYEKFINEDNVPHSIYEIEGAKEVAIEFRSFSKTAGFTGTRCAFTVVPKELKAYDSEGNAVDVNQLWNRRQTTKFNGASYPVQKAAEAVYSPEGKKEINEVIEYYMANAKVIRESLSDLGLQVYGGVSSPYIWVKTPNNMDSWDFFDLLLNEANVVGTPGSGFGPSGEGYLRLTAFNTLENTKEAMDRISKLEF; encoded by the coding sequence ATGGTTGTTAAAATTAACGAAAACTATCTTAAATTAAAAAGCAGCTATCTTTTCGTAGAAGTTGCAAGAAGGGAAGCAGAATTTAGAAAAAATCATCCTGATGCAGATATTATTAAAATGGGTATCGGAGATGTAACAAAACCATTAGTTCCAGCAGTTATAAAAGCATTTAAAGATGCTGTAGATGAAATGAGTAACGCTGACACTTTCATGGGATATGGTCCTGAACAAGGTTACGGGTTCTTAGCAGAAGCAATCATTGAAAATGATTATAAACCGTTAGGTGTTTCATTGGACACAAGTGAGGTATTCATTAGTGACGGAGCTAAATGTGATACTGGGAACATTCAGGAAATTTTCGGCATTGACAATAAGATTGCAGTAACTGATCCAGTTTATACTGTATATGTTGATACTAACGTTATGGCAGGTAGAACTGGTGAAATGGGTGATGATGGGATGTATGAAGGTTTAACATATCTTCAATGTAATGCAGAAAATGATTTTGTTCCAGAACTTCCATCCGAACCTGTTGATTTAATTTATTTATGTTATCCAAATAATCCTACAGGTACTACACTTACAAAAGACCAATTAAAAGTATTTGTAGATTATGCAATAGAAAATAATGCCATTATTTTATTCGATGCAGCTTATGAAAAATTTATAAATGAAGATAATGTTCCTCACAGTATTTATGAAATTGAAGGTGCAAAAGAAGTTGCAATTGAATTTAGAAGCTTTTCAAAAACAGCAGGATTTACAGGAACCCGTTGTGCATTCACTGTTGTACCAAAAGAGCTAAAAGCATATGACAGTGAAGGAAATGCTGTTGACGTAAATCAGTTATGGAATAGAAGACAAACCACCAAATTCAATGGTGCATCTTATCCTGTACAAAAAGCTGCTGAAGCAGTTTACTCACCTGAAGGTAAAAAAGAAATCAATGAGGTTATAGAGTATTATATGGCAAATGCTAAAGTAATCAGAGAAAGCTTATCTGATTTAGGTTTACAGGTTTATGGTGGAGTAAGTTCACCTTATATTTGGGTAAAAACTCCTAATAATATGGATTCATGGGATTTCTTTGATTTATTATTAAATGAGGCTAATGTTGTTGGAACTCCTGGTTCTGGATTTGGTCCTAGTGGTGAAGGTTATTTAAGGCTTACTGCATTTAATACTTTGGAAAATACTAAAGAAGCTATGGATAGGATATCCAAATTAGAATTTTAG